In Nocardia sp. NBC_00403, one DNA window encodes the following:
- a CDS encoding MFS transporter, translating into MRNSSIHNNRGFLLLWSGNAVSHIGLQGVRLAYPLLALGLTGSPISAGWVGFALTLPSLIFEVPAGVAADYWDRRRMLMMCQRIGLAATLLVAAVIVVRPPGLSLFLAVAAFIEGTAYVFFNIGELGLVRDIVSEDERPAAFAFLEAEQPIANMVGRTLGAAAFGIARSLPFLANAASYLFCLWTLSKMRDRVPETPDVNGPKPARFWDWNHAWGGVRSVWAEPFVRPATAIIGATNIIFQVLILLTTVKIRDAGHPAWVVGLVLGVTGLGGLFGAAPAAGLASRISPRIVLTGTLWTWVVLCVPIAVSSNPAVLAVCWMGVGFTAPIVGVALTLYRVRAFSEDLVSRVFGATKLITHGGSALGALLAGFLLSTLGTSASGWALVTGMVLLARMARRLPEPRTITPATQPSVAQRPTNWIAGLSRNGPNSPSTQQM; encoded by the coding sequence GTGCGCAATTCGAGCATTCACAACAACAGAGGCTTTCTGTTGTTGTGGTCCGGCAATGCCGTTTCGCATATCGGCCTACAGGGTGTCCGCCTCGCTTATCCGCTGTTGGCGCTGGGGCTCACCGGTTCACCCATCTCAGCTGGTTGGGTGGGATTCGCGCTTACCTTGCCGAGCTTGATCTTCGAGGTCCCCGCAGGCGTCGCGGCGGACTATTGGGATCGTCGGCGGATGCTTATGATGTGCCAACGGATCGGGTTGGCCGCAACTTTGCTGGTGGCGGCGGTGATCGTCGTACGGCCGCCAGGTTTGTCGTTGTTCCTCGCTGTAGCGGCGTTCATCGAAGGAACGGCATACGTTTTCTTCAACATCGGTGAGCTGGGCCTGGTCCGTGACATTGTCAGCGAGGACGAGCGTCCAGCAGCGTTCGCGTTCCTCGAGGCCGAGCAACCGATCGCAAACATGGTGGGCCGCACGCTCGGCGCGGCGGCCTTCGGCATTGCTCGCAGTCTGCCATTCCTCGCGAACGCCGCCTCCTATCTGTTCTGTCTGTGGACCCTGTCCAAGATGCGTGACAGGGTTCCGGAGACGCCGGACGTCAATGGCCCGAAGCCCGCTCGTTTTTGGGATTGGAACCACGCCTGGGGCGGCGTACGAAGCGTGTGGGCTGAACCGTTCGTACGACCCGCGACGGCCATTATCGGGGCAACGAACATAATCTTCCAGGTTCTTATATTGCTGACGACCGTGAAGATCAGAGACGCCGGCCACCCAGCCTGGGTAGTCGGTCTGGTGTTGGGCGTTACAGGTCTGGGCGGACTGTTCGGTGCCGCTCCCGCGGCCGGGCTCGCCAGTCGTATCAGCCCCCGGATCGTCCTCACCGGCACGCTATGGACGTGGGTCGTGCTCTGCGTGCCCATCGCGGTCAGCTCCAATCCTGCGGTGCTTGCGGTGTGCTGGATGGGTGTCGGCTTCACCGCGCCGATCGTGGGCGTTGCGCTGACCCTGTATCGAGTCCGCGCTTTTTCAGAGGATCTTGTCAGTAGAGTTTTCGGCGCAACGAAGCTGATAACCCATGGCGGCTCGGCACTCGGCGCACTGCTCGCGGGATTCCTCCTGTCGACGCTCGGTACCTCGGCATCAGGGTGGGCGCTTGTCACCGGTATGGTTTTGCTGGCGCGAATGGCACGGCGGCTGCCTGAGCCCCGGACGATCACTCCCGCGACCCAGCCGTCCGTCGCGCAGCGCCCCACGAACTGGATCGCGGGGCTCTCCCGCAACGGCCCGAATAGCCCCTCAACCCAGCAGATGTAG
- a CDS encoding FxsB family cyclophane-forming radical SAM/SPASM peptide maturase has translation MYEMADQSWREQPKVISPDVIEATCHNIAEHVDEHAIPQVSVVLHGGEPLLAGHRVVESVARRLHEHLADSTTLRLGIQTNGLLLDQEFLDIFRRWGIRVGVSLDGSEAGHDRHRRYRSGEGSHAQVVEKLKLLTEPENRSLYSGLLCVIDLENDPMETYAGLTACEPPAIDFLMPHGNWDKPPPGRTANRDDTPYADWLIPLFDHWYESMRNEPSVRIFEDIIDISLGIGRASETVGLAPMQVVVIETDGQIEQVDTLKSAFPDATKLGEHVSRSPLSNALWNPSIVARQLGLDALSPACLKCPIHNICGGGHFTHRYQSGTGFLNPSVYCPDLFALISHVTQRLRSDLGVSRRNGSAR, from the coding sequence ATGTACGAGATGGCCGACCAGAGCTGGCGCGAACAGCCGAAAGTCATCTCTCCGGACGTGATCGAAGCTACCTGCCACAACATCGCGGAGCACGTCGACGAGCACGCCATTCCACAGGTAAGTGTCGTGCTGCACGGTGGAGAACCATTACTCGCCGGGCATCGGGTGGTCGAGTCGGTGGCACGCCGACTGCATGAGCACCTGGCCGACAGCACAACATTGCGACTCGGCATCCAGACCAACGGCCTGCTCCTGGATCAGGAATTTCTGGATATCTTCCGGCGCTGGGGCATCCGGGTGGGCGTGAGCCTGGACGGGTCCGAAGCCGGGCACGACCGCCACCGCAGATATCGCAGTGGCGAGGGCAGCCACGCGCAGGTAGTCGAGAAGCTGAAGCTGCTCACCGAGCCGGAGAACCGAAGTCTCTACAGCGGCCTGCTCTGTGTGATCGATCTGGAGAACGACCCGATGGAGACTTATGCCGGGCTCACGGCCTGCGAGCCGCCCGCGATCGATTTCTTGATGCCGCACGGAAATTGGGATAAGCCGCCGCCCGGTCGGACAGCGAATCGCGACGACACCCCGTACGCGGATTGGCTCATTCCCCTCTTCGACCACTGGTACGAATCGATGCGGAACGAGCCGAGTGTTCGGATCTTCGAGGACATCATCGATATTTCCCTAGGTATCGGCCGCGCATCGGAAACCGTGGGATTAGCGCCAATGCAAGTAGTCGTCATTGAAACCGACGGGCAGATCGAGCAGGTCGACACGCTGAAATCAGCCTTCCCGGACGCGACGAAACTGGGCGAACATGTTTCGCGGAGCCCGCTGTCGAACGCCCTGTGGAACCCATCGATAGTGGCGCGACAGCTCGGCTTGGACGCGCTGAGCCCGGCATGCCTGAAGTGCCCGATACACAACATCTGCGGTGGCGGCCATTTCACACACCGGTATCAGTCGGGAACCGGATTCCTCAACCCCTCGGTGTACTGCCCGGATCTTTTCGCGTTGATCAGTCATGTCACCCAGCGCCTTCGCTCGGACCTCGGCGTATCCCGACGAAACGGCTCCGCGCGGTGA
- a CDS encoding tetratricopeptide repeat protein, translating to MNDRAATTRAGELLAAYSDLRSAAGPIHARIVADLGTRLLSGTPLPSYQGVTPGLLRALISLDAPHVPYLEDPRQLAPHNRSEPWNFVCNQLDSWDDLSGPQRLRVAQVLTKLGFWQLVIDLVSAQQTGTDRPQSRPLAFLHATALFRLNERDRTGVTRMRDLSIAKAMDERLATSARISAALNVAVHYARTSGGIGDAKHWQGIAESFVSSPSLERLNPLLRSAYWRGFALIQFVEGNHAEVTRMMLRSEDCARQAIAEASDSESLAALENMNAVLETRARAAWTSGDLDTAERHFRHHLDHDPWDPKPHVRLADFLFATGRIDDARDRYHRAAALGAPYSIYARARLARCTSIPTASTGNG from the coding sequence ATGAACGACCGCGCCGCCACCACGCGTGCCGGTGAACTCCTGGCCGCCTATTCCGATCTCCGCAGCGCAGCCGGGCCGATCCATGCGCGAATCGTCGCCGACCTCGGCACTCGGCTGCTGTCCGGAACTCCATTGCCCTCCTATCAAGGAGTGACTCCGGGCTTGCTGCGGGCGCTGATTTCGCTCGACGCGCCGCACGTCCCCTACCTGGAGGATCCGCGACAGCTGGCCCCGCACAACCGCTCCGAACCGTGGAACTTCGTGTGCAACCAGCTGGACAGCTGGGACGATCTGTCCGGCCCGCAGCGCCTGCGCGTGGCCCAGGTCCTGACGAAACTGGGATTCTGGCAGCTCGTTATAGATCTCGTCTCCGCCCAACAGACCGGCACCGATCGGCCGCAGTCACGGCCGCTGGCCTTCCTGCATGCCACGGCGCTCTTCCGACTCAACGAGCGGGACCGGACCGGTGTCACCCGCATGCGCGACCTGTCCATCGCCAAGGCGATGGACGAGAGGCTGGCCACGTCGGCTCGCATCTCAGCCGCGCTGAATGTCGCTGTCCATTACGCGAGGACATCCGGAGGTATCGGTGACGCCAAGCACTGGCAGGGGATTGCCGAGTCATTCGTGTCGTCCCCATCGCTGGAGCGCCTGAACCCGCTGCTGCGCAGCGCATACTGGCGCGGCTTCGCCCTCATCCAGTTCGTGGAGGGCAACCATGCCGAGGTCACCCGGATGATGTTGCGCTCCGAAGACTGTGCGCGCCAGGCCATCGCCGAGGCTAGCGATTCCGAGTCACTGGCCGCGCTCGAGAACATGAACGCAGTGCTCGAGACGCGTGCCCGGGCGGCATGGACCTCCGGTGATCTGGACACCGCCGAGCGCCACTTCCGACACCACCTCGACCACGATCCGTGGGACCCGAAACCACATGTGCGCCTCGCAGATTTCCTGTTCGCAACGGGACGAATCGACGATGCGCGAGATCGATATCACCGCGCCGCCGCGCTGGGCGCGCCCTACTCGATATATGCCAGAGCCCGACTAGCACGATGCACCTCGATTCCGACGGCATCGACGGGCAATGGATAG
- a CDS encoding VOC family protein, translating into MRNSILASVDPATIAAGLSRIEQQRPRERIDYLRTRHGFLLTRQSDSWRAGGGLQSGGSASVHLDLAADTDLNQCQLRALPIGTKPAPTQPDPRWRVLLDSAGHPFRIATYTPPPLAPARTSAHRQRPTLDDNHIGRPPAPETRSGPTSAGLRGYSGRCGRAPRSSSWGAARRTAGSRE; encoded by the coding sequence GTGCGGAATTCGATACTCGCCTCGGTCGACCCGGCGACGATCGCGGCGGGGCTGTCCAGGATCGAGCAGCAGCGCCCGCGCGAGCGCATCGACTACCTGCGGACTCGCCACGGCTTCTTGTTGACGCGCCAGTCGGATTCATGGCGCGCCGGAGGGGGTTTGCAGTCAGGCGGAAGTGCCAGCGTCCACCTCGACCTGGCCGCGGACACCGACCTGAACCAATGCCAGCTGCGCGCGCTCCCGATCGGAACGAAACCAGCACCCACGCAACCTGACCCGCGCTGGCGCGTGCTACTCGATTCAGCAGGCCACCCGTTCCGCATCGCGACCTACACCCCACCGCCATTGGCGCCGGCCCGCACCTCAGCTCACCGACAGCGCCCCACGCTCGACGACAACCATATAGGGAGACCCCCGGCTCCTGAAACCCGGAGCGGCCCTACATCTGCTGGGTTGAGGGGCTATTCGGGCCGTTGCGGGAGAGCCCCGCGATCCAGTTCGTGGGGCGCTGCGCGACGGACGGCTGGGTCGCGGGAGTGA
- a CDS encoding class I SAM-dependent methyltransferase — MADVADYWNSLYSSQSAPWVIGEPQPEIVALERAGGIKGAVLDIGCGTGEHVIHLAGLGYDAHGIDVSPLAIDTARRKARDIGVSPARFTIGDALRLGGSTYDTILDSALFHVFDADHRAAYVHSLHTGCKPGGLIHILSFGPHVSDLIIRDAFGAEWDLEELRRARYRGRITESIADQARAKGWPVQGLVDVGAWLARIRRL, encoded by the coding sequence ATGGCAGACGTCGCCGACTACTGGAATTCGTTGTACAGCAGTCAATCTGCTCCGTGGGTTATCGGCGAGCCGCAGCCGGAAATCGTCGCATTGGAACGTGCCGGTGGCATCAAGGGTGCGGTACTCGACATAGGTTGCGGTACAGGCGAACACGTGATCCACCTCGCCGGACTGGGCTACGATGCGCACGGCATCGATGTCTCCCCACTGGCGATCGACACCGCCCGCCGTAAAGCCCGCGATATCGGAGTATCACCTGCGCGATTCACGATCGGCGACGCCCTCCGGCTCGGCGGATCCACCTACGATACGATCCTGGACAGCGCCCTATTCCATGTTTTCGATGCCGATCATCGGGCTGCCTATGTTCACAGCCTGCACACCGGATGCAAGCCGGGCGGACTGATCCACATCCTGTCGTTCGGACCGCACGTCAGCGACCTGATCATCCGCGACGCGTTCGGTGCGGAATGGGACCTCGAAGAACTGCGCCGGGCCCGCTACCGGGGCAGGATCACCGAGTCCATTGCCGATCAGGCTCGTGCCAAAGGGTGGCCTGTGCAGGGCCTCGTCGACGTAGGTGCATGGCTCGCTCGAATCCGTCGGCTGTGA
- a CDS encoding GNAT family N-acetyltransferase: MFLNEVSAPGYLEYISGSGPPVIEIRRGASADLPGVVRALAVGSKHAFRNFAGDVDGYVRDLALRNFEQLGRRTTCEESKFLVAVTADNEVAGYILTTFESRGEVSILGLYVHPNWHRQGIASDLLRAVLDLRNAAGIHMGDAGVRVGTTIGTDALQWYKNRSFLEVGDPTETPPAMQRFGLHRPAPDSAQRGEALGAPQQSLYLPARSAT, encoded by the coding sequence ATGTTTCTGAACGAAGTCTCGGCTCCCGGGTATCTGGAGTACATTTCCGGCTCCGGGCCACCGGTCATTGAGATCCGCCGGGGCGCATCCGCTGACCTGCCCGGGGTGGTCCGCGCGCTCGCGGTGGGCTCAAAACACGCGTTCCGCAATTTCGCGGGCGACGTCGACGGATACGTTCGCGATCTGGCACTGCGCAATTTCGAGCAGCTGGGCCGCCGGACCACTTGCGAAGAGTCCAAATTCCTTGTCGCCGTCACCGCGGACAACGAGGTCGCGGGGTACATCCTGACCACATTCGAATCCAGGGGAGAGGTATCGATACTGGGGTTGTACGTGCATCCCAACTGGCACCGTCAGGGGATCGCCAGCGATCTCCTGCGTGCCGTTCTCGACCTGCGGAATGCGGCGGGCATCCACATGGGCGACGCCGGTGTCCGTGTCGGCACGACCATCGGCACGGATGCCTTGCAGTGGTACAAAAACCGAAGCTTCCTAGAGGTCGGCGATCCCACCGAAACCCCGCCGGCCATGCAGAGATTCGGTCTGCATCGCCCCGCGCCGGACAGCGCGCAGCGGGGCGAGGCGCTGGGCGCTCCACAGCAGAGCCTGTATCTGCCTGCACGATCAGCCACTTGA
- a CDS encoding MAB_1171c family putative transporter — MWIPVTGFVAWPVIGYVTAVLVGRLLFVRETIIDRLMNRTFLWSLAGLLLYRCTITPQIASLANQLALGCTLLAMTNLHGIGKFGDTGGDPSTVWRRQRFYSGVAVAAAVVILLAGTSARHDGRLLDLRMDGEGIAVGYAFGIPLTINTFVFFRAGIRELRRGDLSARATVIGYALGVGVIYMWLTEAVSIAQTSTGWPALGPQMPRIEAAVTLCVAYYATLTAVPLVILLIARAGLDPAARACRRLQPLWRDLTAAVPEIVLSSALDTSTNADARLLRMTVEIRDALMHLGPYLAAASDATDFARTCESGSESEPIQYAHRLAHAMHARRSGLTAEHSGNVRRPLLTAQDFDTELRHLLDLARVWPGARAAAGTGVQSRVANVNARPSLHPPPNAGPTGLRQTMPRGA; from the coding sequence ATGTGGATTCCGGTCACCGGATTCGTTGCCTGGCCGGTGATCGGTTACGTCACCGCCGTTCTGGTGGGTCGGCTGTTGTTCGTCCGGGAAACGATCATCGATCGACTGATGAATCGCACGTTCCTGTGGAGCCTCGCCGGACTGCTGCTGTACCGGTGCACGATAACGCCCCAGATCGCCAGTCTGGCGAATCAGCTGGCGCTCGGCTGCACTCTCCTCGCGATGACGAACCTGCACGGTATCGGCAAGTTCGGCGATACCGGCGGCGATCCGAGCACCGTATGGCGGCGCCAACGCTTCTACAGTGGCGTCGCGGTCGCCGCCGCCGTCGTGATACTGCTGGCCGGGACCTCCGCACGCCATGACGGCCGGTTGCTGGACCTGCGCATGGACGGGGAGGGCATTGCCGTCGGATACGCGTTCGGGATTCCGCTGACGATCAACACCTTCGTGTTCTTCCGGGCGGGCATCCGCGAGCTTCGGCGCGGCGATCTGTCCGCGCGGGCGACCGTCATCGGTTACGCCTTGGGTGTCGGCGTCATATACATGTGGCTCACCGAGGCGGTCTCGATCGCCCAAACGAGCACCGGATGGCCTGCCCTCGGTCCGCAAATGCCGCGGATCGAGGCGGCAGTCACCCTGTGCGTCGCGTACTACGCCACGTTGACCGCCGTCCCGCTGGTCATTCTGCTGATCGCGAGGGCAGGCCTGGATCCTGCCGCGCGAGCCTGCCGTCGGCTGCAGCCATTGTGGCGAGATCTCACCGCGGCCGTGCCGGAGATCGTGCTGTCCTCGGCTCTGGATACGTCGACGAATGCCGATGCTCGCCTGCTCCGCATGACCGTTGAGATACGCGATGCCCTGATGCACCTCGGGCCGTATCTCGCTGCCGCGTCCGACGCCACGGACTTCGCGCGCACCTGCGAGTCCGGATCGGAGTCGGAGCCGATCCAGTACGCCCACCGTCTCGCACATGCGATGCACGCCAGGCGAAGTGGGCTCACGGCGGAGCATTCGGGAAATGTACGCCGGCCACTACTGACCGCCCAAGACTTCGATACCGAGCTACGGCACTTGCTCGACCTGGCTCGCGTCTGGCCTGGGGCTCGCGCGGCGGCGGGGACCGGTGTGCAGTCGCGGGTCGCAAACGTAAATGCCCGGCCGTCCCTGCATCCCCCTCCGAATGCAGGCCCGACCGGGCTGAGACAAACAATGCCTCGGGGGGCTTGA
- a CDS encoding TIGR03619 family F420-dependent LLM class oxidoreductase, whose translation MKVGVSIPQHGVHAHEGYRVAEFAAEMERAGADSLWVGERLIAATNPKVGYGGGPTIPDEFNSVLDPFLLLGMAATTTERVRLGTNVLIAPLYRPALLARSLTTIDVASRGRLVAGFGIGWSPEEYDAAGVPFTKRGIRLEETLDALEAIWTTDPASYTGSLVSVPEHRAELKPVQRPRPPIHLAGFTPASLERVGRRADGWLPVVPVPGPPEWGSRLRELRTVVDTAAEQADRDPATIETILRVNVRAGTPTEQIAETIRRVADDTAFDDFFVDLMYVADSYDSTMETVIRLLDLLR comes from the coding sequence ATGAAGGTTGGTGTTTCGATACCGCAGCATGGCGTGCATGCGCATGAGGGCTATCGGGTGGCGGAGTTCGCGGCGGAGATGGAGAGAGCCGGCGCGGACAGTCTGTGGGTCGGTGAGCGGCTGATCGCGGCGACGAATCCGAAGGTCGGCTATGGCGGAGGTCCCACGATTCCGGACGAGTTCAACTCGGTGCTCGATCCGTTCCTGCTGCTCGGCATGGCGGCCACCACGACCGAGCGGGTGCGGTTGGGCACCAATGTGCTGATCGCGCCGCTGTATCGCCCTGCGCTGCTTGCTCGTTCGCTGACCACGATCGACGTGGCGAGCAGGGGCAGGCTGGTGGCCGGTTTCGGAATCGGGTGGTCACCGGAGGAGTACGACGCCGCCGGTGTGCCGTTCACCAAGCGTGGAATTCGGCTCGAGGAGACCCTCGACGCGCTCGAGGCGATCTGGACCACCGATCCCGCGAGCTACACCGGCAGCCTGGTCTCGGTGCCGGAGCATCGCGCCGAACTGAAGCCGGTGCAGCGTCCGCGGCCGCCGATTCATCTCGCAGGCTTCACGCCGGCCAGTCTGGAGCGTGTCGGTCGCCGCGCCGACGGCTGGTTGCCGGTCGTGCCGGTACCGGGCCCACCGGAGTGGGGCTCGCGACTGCGTGAGCTGCGCACAGTCGTCGACACGGCTGCGGAGCAGGCCGATCGTGATCCGGCCACCATCGAGACGATCCTCCGGGTCAATGTTCGAGCGGGCACGCCGACCGAGCAGATCGCCGAGACGATCCGCCGCGTCGCCGATGACACTGCGTTCGATGATTTCTTCGTCGATCTGATGTACGTCGCCGATTCCTATGACAGCACCATGGAAACGGTGATCCGCCTGTTGGACTTGCTGCGCTGA
- a CDS encoding cyclopropane mycolic acid synthase family methyltransferase, producing the protein MTELKPFYQQVQAHYDVSDEFYQLFLDPSMTYSCAYFERDDLTLEQAQLAKIDLALGKLGLEPGMTLLDVGCGWGATMFRAAQQYGAKVVGLTLSRNQFEHVRSEIDRRGLADVEIRLQGWEEFEGNADRIVSIGAFEHFRRERYPAFFEVCHRMLPPDGRMLLHTIIGHTLADLRRMKIPVTREDALFQIFVKRHIFPGGQLPQAPEVTRFAGRAGLGTERIDALRLHYARTLDLWAQALRHRHDDAVRIASEEVYERYMKYLTGCAVYFRKGNLDVMQFTLVK; encoded by the coding sequence ATGACCGAACTCAAACCGTTCTACCAGCAAGTTCAGGCGCACTACGACGTATCCGACGAGTTCTACCAGCTGTTTCTCGACCCATCGATGACCTACAGCTGTGCGTATTTCGAGCGCGACGACCTGACGCTCGAGCAGGCCCAGCTCGCCAAGATCGACCTCGCGCTCGGCAAGCTGGGTCTGGAACCCGGCATGACGCTGCTCGACGTCGGATGTGGCTGGGGCGCAACGATGTTTCGTGCGGCGCAGCAGTACGGCGCGAAGGTCGTCGGGCTCACGCTGAGCCGCAACCAGTTCGAGCATGTCCGATCGGAGATCGACCGGCGGGGCCTCGCGGACGTGGAGATTCGGCTGCAGGGCTGGGAGGAATTCGAGGGCAACGCGGACCGGATCGTCAGCATCGGCGCGTTCGAACATTTCCGCCGCGAGCGGTATCCGGCGTTCTTCGAGGTGTGCCATCGAATGCTGCCGCCCGACGGCCGGATGCTGCTGCACACCATCATCGGGCACACCCTTGCCGACCTCCGGCGCATGAAGATTCCGGTGACGCGGGAGGATGCGCTGTTCCAGATCTTCGTCAAGCGACACATCTTCCCCGGTGGGCAGTTGCCGCAGGCCCCCGAGGTGACCCGGTTCGCAGGCCGGGCCGGGCTCGGCACCGAGCGGATCGATGCGCTACGGCTGCACTATGCGCGCACCCTCGACCTGTGGGCGCAAGCGCTACGACACCGCCACGACGATGCGGTGCGGATCGCGTCGGAGGAGGTCTACGAGCGGTATATGAAGTACCTCACCGGGTGTGCGGTGTACTTCCGTAAGGGGAATCTCGACGTCATGCAGTTCACGCTG
- a CDS encoding DUF6886 family protein has translation MYPEPGQVLHFSEDPTIRRFVPRSAATPQPEAYVWAVDAPNAPSYWFPRNCPRAMAWTTPATTDLDRDLILGPGRGTRVHAIEYSWLDALPNTALYAYRLPAEPFRPIGGAQPHAWVATVPVDPLGPPEPVHDLIALHEAAGIQLRVLTNLWPFWDAVMSSSVGFSGIRLRGARPRP, from the coding sequence GTGTATCCCGAACCTGGTCAGGTACTGCACTTCTCCGAGGATCCGACCATCCGGCGATTCGTTCCGCGCAGCGCGGCGACTCCGCAACCCGAGGCGTATGTCTGGGCAGTCGACGCGCCCAACGCGCCGAGCTATTGGTTTCCACGCAACTGCCCGCGAGCTATGGCGTGGACGACGCCGGCAACAACCGACCTCGACCGTGACCTAATCCTCGGCCCCGGCCGCGGCACCCGCGTGCACGCCATCGAATATTCGTGGCTGGACGCCCTGCCGAACACGGCGCTCTACGCGTATCGCCTGCCCGCCGAGCCCTTTCGGCCCATCGGCGGCGCGCAGCCACATGCCTGGGTCGCCACCGTTCCCGTCGATCCGCTCGGACCGCCCGAACCGGTCCACGACCTGATCGCCCTGCACGAAGCGGCAGGCATCCAGCTCCGCGTCCTCACCAACCTATGGCCGTTCTGGGACGCCGTGATGTCGAGTTCCGTCGGCTTCAGCGGCATTCGGCTCCGCGGCGCGCGGCCACGCCCGTGA
- a CDS encoding HEXXH motif domain-containing protein: MSRVDLRGRAAELGSGYGGADLIVSLRAGQLAKRLAMLGLLVRESGRLCPADVERSGFDEAYSALSALYRTQRTTVEGLLAYPNTGVWLAYCLRRIRSASAERADIWPDLGYLGWLTASALVELGTPADRPVVVREGQVMLPAVGSAQIAAADVDGVGRLYVRGLGAITIEFDGTKVDIPDLTRRDQPGWRPLQRLRAGGGSDFEIVIDDLDPFREFNNLSRSAPADSRLPSLSENQLSDWRTAFSAAWVLLERDHPGYARPISVGLRCFVPLTAGPVSPSSSRTSYNSFGCIAASSTRSASQLALTLIHEFQHAKLGALTDVVELYEDDPRERFYAPWRDDPRPIEWLIQGMYAHLGVTDFWRAERLRTESELAHVEFARWRAQVHRSIAEILGSGVLTAAGEEFVRAAAETLRPWLDDQVTDSAARAADEAATGHWVAWCVRNLQLADDALEDLFSVWKSAGTPALERVAPGLPTRPDRKRPELRSRLLPSYLRLLEQTTRGSFDSTRDLAPGDIAYGSGNYAAAVTHYTREIEAGPLRPQPWAGLALALQQSLPRHEVSALLARAEIVAQLYAHIRTSGLNCAPTDLVRWLSRENTAA, translated from the coding sequence GTGAGCCGGGTCGACCTTCGTGGCCGTGCCGCCGAGTTGGGCTCGGGCTACGGTGGCGCGGACCTGATCGTCTCGTTGCGTGCCGGGCAGCTGGCGAAGCGGCTCGCGATGCTCGGCTTGCTCGTCCGAGAAAGTGGTCGATTGTGTCCCGCCGATGTCGAAAGGTCCGGCTTCGACGAAGCCTATAGCGCGCTGTCCGCACTGTATCGCACACAGCGAACGACGGTCGAGGGCCTACTGGCGTACCCGAACACCGGAGTATGGCTGGCATATTGCCTGCGACGCATCCGATCTGCGTCGGCCGAGCGCGCCGACATCTGGCCCGACCTCGGCTATCTGGGCTGGCTGACAGCCTCGGCACTGGTCGAACTGGGAACTCCGGCCGATCGGCCCGTGGTGGTGCGCGAGGGCCAAGTCATGCTGCCGGCCGTGGGCTCGGCACAGATCGCCGCGGCCGATGTGGACGGTGTGGGGCGACTGTACGTACGCGGGCTGGGCGCGATCACGATCGAATTCGACGGAACGAAGGTGGACATCCCGGACCTCACACGCCGAGACCAACCCGGCTGGCGGCCACTACAGCGGCTACGGGCGGGCGGCGGCAGCGATTTCGAGATCGTCATCGACGACCTCGACCCGTTCCGGGAATTCAACAACCTGTCCCGGTCCGCCCCGGCCGACAGCCGTCTGCCATCGCTCTCCGAAAACCAATTGAGCGACTGGCGTACGGCATTCTCGGCTGCATGGGTGTTGCTGGAACGAGATCATCCCGGTTACGCGCGGCCCATTTCGGTCGGTTTGCGCTGCTTCGTGCCACTCACCGCGGGACCGGTCTCGCCGAGTTCGAGCCGTACCTCCTACAACTCGTTCGGCTGCATCGCCGCGTCCTCGACGCGCAGTGCCAGTCAGCTGGCGCTCACCTTGATCCACGAATTCCAGCATGCCAAGTTGGGGGCATTGACCGATGTGGTCGAGCTATACGAAGACGACCCTCGGGAACGTTTCTATGCACCATGGCGGGATGATCCGCGTCCCATCGAATGGCTGATCCAAGGCATGTATGCGCATCTCGGCGTCACCGATTTCTGGCGTGCCGAGCGCCTACGCACGGAATCCGAGCTCGCGCACGTGGAATTCGCCCGCTGGCGGGCGCAGGTGCATCGGTCGATCGCCGAAATTCTCGGTTCCGGGGTACTGACCGCGGCAGGCGAGGAGTTCGTTCGCGCGGCGGCCGAGACGCTGCGGCCGTGGCTCGACGACCAGGTTACTGATTCGGCAGCCCGCGCCGCCGACGAAGCAGCCACCGGTCACTGGGTGGCGTGGTGTGTGCGAAACCTGCAGCTCGCCGATGATGCACTGGAGGATCTGTTCTCAGTCTGGAAGTCGGCCGGAACCCCAGCGCTGGAGCGGGTTGCGCCCGGCCTGCCCACGCGCCCGGACCGGAAGCGGCCGGAACTGCGAAGCCGGTTGCTACCGAGCTACCTTCGGCTACTGGAACAGACGACGCGGGGGAGTTTCGACAGCACACGAGACCTTGCGCCGGGTGATATCGCATACGGATCCGGCAACTACGCGGCGGCGGTAACGCACTACACGCGCGAGATCGAAGCGGGCCCACTGCGTCCCCAACCCTGGGCCGGTTTGGCACTCGCTCTGCAGCAGTCGTTACCCCGGCATGAGGTGTCGGCTCTGTTGGCACGAGCCGAAATCGTCGCGCAACTCTACGCCCACATCAGGACGTCCGGGCTCAACTGTGCCCCAACGGATCTGGTCCGTTGGTTGTCGCGCGAAAACACCGCAGCATGA